Below is a window of Variovorax sp. TBS-050B DNA.
TTGTGCGGCGCGTACATCGCCCACAGCGCGCGCTCCAGGTCCTTGCCCATCTGCGTGGAGTCCTGCGTGCCGAAGCGGCACCACTCGCTGCCCACGCAGGTCTTCACCGTGCGCAGGCTCTTCGCGTACGCGAAGCCCGAGGGCATGCCGATGTCCTTCCACACCCCGGCCAGGTCCTCCTTCTTCACCCCCAAGAGGTCGATGCGCTGGCCGCCCGTCACCTTCACCGTCGGAATCTTGTATTTGTCGGCCGCATCCGCGATGCGGCGCAGCTCGTCGGGCGTGGTGTGGCCGCCCCACATGCGCGGGATCACCGAGTAGGTGCCGTCCTTCTGGATGTTCGCGTGGCTGCGCTCGTTGACGAAGCGGCTCTGCGGATCGTCCTTCGCCTCCTTGGGCCAGGTGCTGATCAGGTAGTAGTTGATCGCCGGGCGGCAGGTCGCGCAGCCGTCCGGGGTGCGCCAGCCCATGCCGCGGTACACCGCCTCGTGGGTGAGCCAGTGCTCGCGGCGGATCGCCTCGCGCACGTCCTGGTGGCTCGCATCGGTGCAGCCGCAGACCGCCTTCTTCTTCGGCGTGGCCGAGTAGTCGCCGCCGGCGGTGAACATCAGGATCTGCTCCACCAGCCCGGTGCAGGAGCCGCAGCTCGCGCTCGCCTTGGTGTGCTTCTTCACCTCGTCGAGCGTGAAGAGGCCCTTCTCCTTGATCGCCTTGCAGATCGTGCCCTTGGTCACACCGTTGCAGCCGCACACCTCGGCCTCGTCGGGCATGCTGGCGGCCTTGTTGTGGCCCTCGTGGCCGGTGTCGCCGATGTTCGACTCGCCGAACATCAGCTTGTCGCGGATGTCGCTCACGCTGCGCCCGTCGCGCAGGAGCTTGAAGTACCAGCTGCCGTCCACCGTGTCGCCGTACAGGCAGGCGCCCACGAGCTTGTCGTCCTTGATGACGAGCTTCTTGTAGACCCCGCCGAAGGGGTCGCTCATGACGATCTCCTCGGTGCCTTCGCCGCCCATGAACTCGCCCGCGGAGAAGAGGTCGATGCCCGTGACCTTGAGCTTGGTGGAGGTGAGCGAGCCCAGGTAGCGGCCGATGCCGAACTGCGCGAGGTGATTGGCTGCGACCTTGGCCTGCTCGAAGAGCGGGGCGACGAGCCCGTAGGCGATCCCGCGGTGGGCGGCGCATTCGCCGACCGAGTAGATGCGCGCATCGGTCACGGTCTGCATGGTGTCGGTGACGACGATGCCGCGGTTGCAGTGCAGCCGCATCTTCTCGGCGAGTTCGGTGTTGGGGCGGATGCCCACGGCCATGACGACGAGGTCGGCGGGCAGCTCGGTGCCGTCCTTGAAGCGGATGGCCTTGACGCGGCCGTCCTCGCCACCCACCAGCTCCTGCGTCTGCGCACCCATCATGAACTTCAGGCCGCGGTCCTCGAGCGACTTCTGCAGCAGCCGGCCCGCGACGTCGTCGAGCTGGCGCTCCATGAGCCAGGGCATGACGTGCACGACGGTGACGTTCATGCCGCGCAGCATGAGGCCGTTGGCGGCTTCGAGGCCGAGCAGGCCGCCGCCGATGACGACGGCGTTCTTGTGGGTGCGCGCGGCCTCGATCATGTAGTCGGTGTCGGCGATGTCGCGGTAGGCGATGACGCCCTTCAGGTCCTTGCCGGGCACGGGCAGCATGAAGGGGTTGGAGCCGGTGCACAGCAGCAGGCGGTCGTAGGCGGCTTCGGTGACGGCGCCTTCGGCGTCCACGGCGCGCACGATGCGCTTGACGCGGTCGACCTCGACGACCTTCTTGCCCGCATGCAGGGTGATGCCGTTGTCGCGGTACCAGGCCCAGTCGTTGAGCACGATCTCGTCGAGGGTCTGCTCGCCCGCGAGCACGGGCGACAGGAGGATGCGGTTGTAGTTGGGATGCGGCTCGGCACCGAAGACGGTGATGTCGTAGAGCTCGGGCGCGAGCTTGAGCAGCTCCTCCAGCGTGCGCACGCCGGCCATGCCGTTGCCGACCATCACGAGCTTGAGCTTTTGAGTCATGGGGTGGGGCCTTTCGAGGAATCAGGGCAGGGGACGCCCATGGACAATGGCGCCATGAGCTTTGAAGTGGACATCGGCTACAGCAGCCAGCGCGGGCCGCGCGAGGTGAACGAGGACTTCGCCGGCGCGGTCGATGCGCCGCCGGGCGACGAGTCGCGCGGGCTCATCGCGGCCATTGCCGACGGCGTGTCCACGGGCGGCCGCGGCCAGGAGGCGGCGCAGACCACGGTGATGGGGCTGCTGGCCGACTACTTCGCGACGCCGGCCACCTGGGAGCCGACGGCCGCGCTCGACCGGCTGATCGCCGCGCAGAACGCCTGGCTCGCCGACCACAACCGCCGCCGCCAGGGCGGCGCGACCGCACTGACCACGCTGACCGCCCTCGTGCTGCACGGCCAGAGCTACACGCTCGCGCACGTGGGCGACACGCGCGCATGGCGCGTGCGCGACGCGGACGAGCCGGCGCTGCCGCTCACGCAGGACCATGCCTTCGAGCATCCGGACATGCGCAGCCGCCTCACGCGCGCGATCGGCCTCGACGACCAGGTGCGCGTGGACTATGCGCAGGGCGACGTGCGCGTGGGCGACTGCTTCGTGCTCACCTCCGACGGCGTGCACGGCGTGCTCAAGCCGCAGCGCCTTGCCGCGCTGGCACTGCGCGGCAGCGCCGGGGAGGCGAGCGGGGCGCTGGTGCAGGCGGCGCTCGAGGCCGGCACGCGCGACAACGCGACCGCGCTGGTGATCCGCGTGGTCGGCCTCGACGCGCGGCAGCTCGACGACGAACTCGGCGATGGCCGCCGGCTCGCGCCGCCGCCGCTCCTGAAGGTGGGCGACGTGCTCGACGGCCATGTGATCACCGCGCTCGTGGCCGACACCGGCGTGCACCTGCTCTACCAGGCGCGCAAGGCGGGCAGCCGCGAGCTGGTCGCGATCAAGACCCTGCATCCCTCGCGCGCGAGCGACCCGCAGGAGCGCGCGATGCTCGCGCACGAGGCCTGGCTCGGCCTGCGCGTCGGCAGCAGCGGCCTGGTGCGCGTGCACGAGCGGGCCGGGGACGCGAGCGCGCTCTACGTCGTGTTCGACTGGCATGGCGGGCGCACGCTGGAGCAGATGCGCAAGTCCGGCGCGCGCGGCAACGTGGCCGAGGTGGTCGCGGCCGCCATCGAGATCACCAAGGCCCTGGGCCGGCTGCACCGCCACGGCGTGGTGCATCGCGACATCAAGCCCGCGAACCTGCACCTGGGCGACGACGGCCGCTGGCGCATCCTCGACCTGGGCGTGGCGCTCTCCGGCCGCGAAGGCGCGGCGCAGCGCGAGCTGCATGCCGGCACGCCGAGCTACATCAACCCGGAGCAGTGGGAGGGCGCGCCGGCCGATGCCGGCAGCGACCTGTTCGCGCTCGGCGCCACGCTCTACCAGTGGCTCGGCGGCCATCTGCCGTACGGCGAGATCGAGCCCTACCAGGTGGCGCGCTACCGGCGCGACCCCGTGGCGCTCTCGCGTCTGCGGCCCGACGTGCCGGTGTGGCTCGACCACCTGGTGCGCAAGGCGGTGGCACGCGATCCGCGCGAGCGCTTCGAGACTGCCGAGGAAATGCTGCTGGCGCTCGAGCGCGGCGCCTCGCGCCCCGTGAGCGCGCCCGCCGCCACGCCGCTGATCCGGCGCGATCCGGCCGCGCTCTGGAAGATCGCGCTGGCCGTGT
It encodes the following:
- the nirB gene encoding nitrite reductase large subunit NirB; amino-acid sequence: MTQKLKLVMVGNGMAGVRTLEELLKLAPELYDITVFGAEPHPNYNRILLSPVLAGEQTLDEIVLNDWAWYRDNGITLHAGKKVVEVDRVKRIVRAVDAEGAVTEAAYDRLLLCTGSNPFMLPVPGKDLKGVIAYRDIADTDYMIEAARTHKNAVVIGGGLLGLEAANGLMLRGMNVTVVHVMPWLMERQLDDVAGRLLQKSLEDRGLKFMMGAQTQELVGGEDGRVKAIRFKDGTELPADLVVMAVGIRPNTELAEKMRLHCNRGIVVTDTMQTVTDARIYSVGECAAHRGIAYGLVAPLFEQAKVAANHLAQFGIGRYLGSLTSTKLKVTGIDLFSAGEFMGGEGTEEIVMSDPFGGVYKKLVIKDDKLVGACLYGDTVDGSWYFKLLRDGRSVSDIRDKLMFGESNIGDTGHEGHNKAASMPDEAEVCGCNGVTKGTICKAIKEKGLFTLDEVKKHTKASASCGSCTGLVEQILMFTAGGDYSATPKKKAVCGCTDASHQDVREAIRREHWLTHEAVYRGMGWRTPDGCATCRPAINYYLISTWPKEAKDDPQSRFVNERSHANIQKDGTYSVIPRMWGGHTTPDELRRIADAADKYKIPTVKVTGGQRIDLLGVKKEDLAGVWKDIGMPSGFAYAKSLRTVKTCVGSEWCRFGTQDSTQMGKDLERALWAMYAPHKVKLAVSGCPRNCAEAGIKDVGVIGVDSGWELYVGGNGGIKTEVAQFLVKVKTAAEVMEYSGAFLQLYREEGWYLERTVHYIGRVGLDYVKKKILEDEAGRKALWERLQFALDGEPDPWFASAEASVDVRQFTPVAVVEPQTA
- a CDS encoding bifunctional protein-serine/threonine kinase/phosphatase — encoded protein: MSFEVDIGYSSQRGPREVNEDFAGAVDAPPGDESRGLIAAIADGVSTGGRGQEAAQTTVMGLLADYFATPATWEPTAALDRLIAAQNAWLADHNRRRQGGATALTTLTALVLHGQSYTLAHVGDTRAWRVRDADEPALPLTQDHAFEHPDMRSRLTRAIGLDDQVRVDYAQGDVRVGDCFVLTSDGVHGVLKPQRLAALALRGSAGEASGALVQAALEAGTRDNATALVIRVVGLDARQLDDELGDGRRLAPPPLLKVGDVLDGHVITALVADTGVHLLYQARKAGSRELVAIKTLHPSRASDPQERAMLAHEAWLGLRVGSSGLVRVHERAGDASALYVVFDWHGGRTLEQMRKSGARGNVAEVVAAAIEITKALGRLHRHGVVHRDIKPANLHLGDDGRWRILDLGVALSGREGAAQRELHAGTPSYINPEQWEGAPADAGSDLFALGATLYQWLGGHLPYGEIEPYQVARYRRDPVALSRLRPDVPVWLDHLVRKAVARDPRERFETAEEMLLALERGASRPVSAPAATPLIRRDPAALWKIALAVSLLFNALLVLWLLFLPR